The following are from one region of the Macaca thibetana thibetana isolate TM-01 chromosome 2, ASM2454274v1, whole genome shotgun sequence genome:
- the LOC126947633 gene encoding translation machinery-associated protein 7 has protein sequence MSGREGGKKKPLKQPKKQAKEMDEEDKAFKQKQKEEQKKLEELKAKAAGKGPLATGGIKKSGKK, from the coding sequence ATGTCCGGCCGCGAAGGTGGCAAGAAGAAGCCACTGAAACAGCCTAAGAAGCAGGCCAAGGAGATGGATGAGGAAGATAAGGCTTtcaagcagaaacaaaaagaggAGCAGAAGAAACTCGAGGAGCTAAAAGCGAAGGCCGCGGGGAAGGGGCCCTTGGCCACAGGTGGAATTAAGAAATCTGGCAAAAAGTAA